The nucleotide sequence ACTTCCTCACCGTGCGCGGCCTGGGCTACCGCTTCGAGCGCTGACGGGGGCTCCGAGCCTGGGGCCTGGGAACTGGGGAGCCTGGGCGTCTCGGGCGAGAGGCTCCCGCTCAGGGCCCGGCGATGCCGATGTGGCGCGAGTCCTCGAGGTCGAAGGGCTTGCCGTCGAAGCGGCCGTAGCGCTCGCGCGGGACGAGGCCGGCGGCGTTGAGGGCCGTGTCCAACTCCTCGGGGGAGAAGTGCCGCAGCTTGAGGCGGCGGATGGGGCTGGGGCCGCCGGGCTGCTTGCGCTCGCGCAGGTGCAGGGCGAACAGCGGGCGGCGCGGCTCCAGGCCGGCGCCGGGCTCCTCGTCGTCGCGCGGGAGCACCGGCTCGCGGGGCGTGTTGAGCACGTCGTAGACGAAGGTGCCGCCGGGGGCCAGGTGGTAGCGCACCGTGGCCAGGAAGGCCTCCAGGTCGTCATTGCCCTGCATCAGCCCCAGCGCGTGCTGCGGGGCCAGCACCAGCGGGAAGCGGTCCGGCAGGCGCAGCGAGCGCAGGTCCATCACCTGGAAGCGGGCGCGGTTGGAGACCTCGGCGGACTCCGAGGCGCGGCGCTCCTCGGCGGAGCGGATCATCACCTCGGACGGGTCCACGCCCACCGTGGTGAAGCCATGCTCGGCCAGCGCCCACACCACGCGGCCGTTGGCGGCGCCCAGCACCAGCACGGGCTCGCCGTGCTCGTTTGCCTGCCGCGTGTAGAAGAGGAGGTCCGGCTCCTGCCCCACCAGTGAAAGCGGCGTCCGGCCCCGCGCGTCGTTGCCACCCATCGTCCCACGGCCTAGCACGTTTCCGGGGCTGGCCGGGACAACCCCGTGCACACGGTGGGAACGGGGTTGCCCACCGCGTGTCCGGGAGCGGACGCTCCTCCCCCCTCCAGGGACACTCGGGGCTGGCATCCGCCTTGCGAAGGGAGGGGCGCGGACGCGGTGGCCCGTCCAGGGCGGCCGGTTTCTGGATTCTTCGCAGGGGTGGTGGCGGATGACGCGCGGATGGCGTTGGGCGGGCGCGCTCTTCATGGCGGGCGCGATGTGGACGACGGTGGGTTGCGCCTCCAAGGGCAGCGACGAGTCGGAGCGGGGCAACCCGGGGATGGATGACCCCAACCCCCAGGACGAGCGGCCGGGTGAGCTGCCGCCTCCCACGAACCCGCCGTGGGGCGATGGTGGCGTGCCGGACAGCGGCACGGACGCGGGCACGCCGCCTCCCGACGACGGAGGCACCGAGCAGCCGCCGCCCGACGGTGGCACCCAGCAGCCGCCTCCGGATGGAGGCACGACGCCTCCGCCCGACGGGGGCACCGAGCCGCCGCCTCCGGGCCGGAGCGTGGAGATTCCGCCCCTGCCCGCGGCGCCGGGCTGGAAGTTCTACGGCGTGGACCAGGGCGGCCCGCAGACGGTGTACGGCGTGACGGCGGACGAGGGCGGCAACGTCTGGGTGGCCGGTGGCGAGGAGGGGCTCTTCCTGCTGAAGCCGGGCGCGGAGACGTTCCAGCGCTTCGGCCTGGCGGACGGCCTGCGGCCCTACGGCTTCATGCCGGACGGCAGCGCGCCCCCGGGGCCCAAGTACCTCAAGGTCATCTCCGTGTCCGGCGGCAAGGCCGGCTCCGTCTTCGTGGGCTACGAGGGCATGCCCGGCAAGGGCGCGGACCACTGCGAGAGCAACTGGGACGGCCCCAGCCCGGACCCGGCGCGCTACAAGAGCGGTGACGCGGACAAGGTGACGCTGCAGCGGGATGGCACGCTGAGCGTGGTCCACTACGACATCTTCTCCGGCCCCGGCGTGGTGCGGGACGAGCTGCGCGGCCGCGAGAAGATCTGCAGCATCCTCCGCATCCGCTACGACAAGAACACGGCCAGCGTCTGGTTCGGCGCCAACCACGGCTTCGCGCGCGGCGAGGCCGAGTTCAGCGGCGCGCCCATGTGCAACGGGCAGCTCGGCTGCTCGGGCGTGCTGGAGCACGTGCACCCGCACATCAACGCGCTCAACGCCGCGGGCAGCGTCGTCCTCCTCACGGACGCGTACTACGGCGTGGGCCTGGACCCGAGCGGTGACGTCTGGTTCGGCGGCTCGGACCGCTCCACGCGCTTCCTCTACGGGACGAATGGCGGCAACTTCTGGCGCGCGCAGACGGGCACCGAGAACAACATGGCCAACAAGCTGGACGTGTGGCCGGACGCGAAGCCCGAGTACTCGAAGCCGAACGAGCGCGTGCAGGACAGCGTGTCCGGCGTCGCGGTGGCCCGGGACGGCTCGGTGTGGATGAGCTCGTTCTCCAACGGCCTGGCGCACCTGGACTCGAGCGGCAACGTGACGCGGCGGATGGGTGACGGCTCCGGGCTGGTGGCGAAGCACCTCTCGGCCCTCTCCCTGGACCCGGCGGACGGCAGCATCTGGGCGGGCGCCAGCTGGGGTGGCGGCATCTCCCGCGTGAAGGGCGGGGACATCACCAACTACAGCCTGAACACCTTTGGCCGGAAGTACGTCATGTCGCGCATCAGCGACATCCAGGCGGACCGCTCCGGAGACAAGCGCCGCATGCTCGTGGCCTTCATGGGCCACGACGACACCGTCAACAAGAAGTGGGTGACGGGCGGCATCGGCATCTATTCGGGTGACTGACCCCACACGGGTAGCCTGAAGGCACGGCGGCCGTCCTCCTCGCCGGGGGGACGGCCGCTGACTTTTTTGCAGGTGAAGCGCCCTACTTCGGCAGCACCTTGTACTTGTCGAACAGGGCCTGCTGGCGGCTGGTGAGCGGCACCTGCTTCCCCGCCAGCCACATGCCCACCGGACGCGAGGACAGCTCCAGCGGGTCGCCGTTCCACAGCACCAGGTCCGCCGGAGCGCCCGGCGCAATCCGGCCTCCGTCCAGGCCGAACGCCGCCGCCACGTCCTGCGTCACCGCGCGCAGCGCGTCCGTGTGCGGCAGGCCCCACGCCACCGCGTTGCCCGCCTCCTGAGCCAGCGTGCGCACCATCGCGGGCTCACCCAGCACGGAGAAGAGCACCTGCACGCCCGCCGCGCGCAGCAGCGCCGCCGAGTCTCCCCGGCTGTTCAGCCTGTCGAAGTCCGCCGGCAGGTTCTGCGTGGGCTGGAGGATGACCGGCACCTTCGCCGCCGCCAATTCGGGCGCCACCATCCACGCCTCGCTGCCCCCGGCGAGGATGAGCTTCAGGCCGTACTCCTTCGCCAGCGACAGCGCCGCGCGCAGGTCCGACACGCGGTCCGCCCTCACCACCACCGGCAGCCGGCCCGCCAGCACCGGCTGCAGGGCCTCCAAATCCAGCCGGCTCGCCGCCACGTCGCGCATGCGGCGCTGCTCGTAGTCCGCCTTGCGCCGGCCGTACTCGCGCGCGTCGAACAGCAATTCGCGCAGCCGCTCCAGCACGCGCGCCCGGGAGCCGGACACCGCGTCGCGGCCCGTCACTCCCAGGTTGATGTGCATGGCCAGCGTGGCCTGGCGGATGGCGCCATCCGTCGTGACGAAGGCGCTCTGCCCCGCCACCAGCCCGCCCTTCGGCGCCGCCACCGCGCCCGTCACCCCGCCCAGCCGCGCCACCGGAAAGACGGCCGACGCCGGGTTGATGCTGTCCGAGGCCTGGAGCGCCGCGCGCACGTCCTGCTTCGCCGCATCCCCGCGCAGCCCTTCGTCCTGCGTCGTCTCCTCGGCCCCCACCTCCACCAGCCCCAACTCCGTCAGCGGGTCGATGAGGCCCGGCGTCAGCACCCGGCCCTTCCCGTCCACCGCCTCGCAGCCCGCTGGCGCCACGGCCGCGCCCACGCTCCGCACGCGGCCGTCGGCCACCACCACCGTGACGTCCTTCAGCCACGCGGTGCCGGTGAAGGCCGTCACGCCCTGGAACGCGGTGCAGGTCGCCTTGCCTGGCGGCAGTGGCTGGGCGCAGGCGCGGTCCTTCCCCGCGTCGCAGCGCGTGGCCAGCCCGAGGTCCTGAAGCGACGGCACGGGCGCGGCGGCGGCCACCAGCCTGGCGGCGTTGGCGGCGCTGTCGCCCACCTCGAAGTCGCTCGGGTCCACCGCGCCCGTGGCCGCGTCATAGGTGACGACGCCGTCCGTCCACACGCGCTGCGCCCGCGCGTACACGCTCAGCGGGTGCCCCTTCCACAGCACCACGTCCGCCATCTTCCCCGGCTCCAGCGAGCCGGTGACGCCCTCCACGCCCATCATCCACGCGGGGTTGAGCGTCACCCAGCGCAGCGCCTCCTCCTCGGTGACGGGGATGCCGGACTCGAGCGCGCGCCACATCGCCTTGCCCGCCTCCTGGTTCAGCCGCTGGATTCCGTACTGCGAGTCGGAGTGGATGACGGCCTTCCCGCCCGCCTGCGCCACCAGCGCCGCGTTCTCCGGGATGCCGTCCCACGCCTCCAGCTTGAAGCCCCACCAGTCCGCCCACGTGGCCACGCCCACGTTCTTCTCCGCCAGCCTGTCACGCAGCTTGTAGGCCTCCAGCGCGTGGTGGAAGGCGCGAATCTGGAAGCCCGCTTCGTCCGCCACCTGGAGCATCACCGCCATCTCGTCCGCGCGGTAGCAGTGGTTCTGCACCAGGACGTTGCCGCGCAGCACCTCGGCCAGCGTCTCCAGCTTCAAGTCGCGCAGCGGCTCGGGGCCCGCCTCGTCGGGCTTCTTCTCCTTCTTCGTCCGCCAGTCCTCCCACTTGCTCATGTACTCGCGCGCCTGCGCGAAGGCCTGCCGGTAGCCGGCCACGTTGCCCATGCGCGTGGAGGGCGCCACCTTCTTCCCCTCGCCATAGACGCGCCGGGGATTCTCTCCGCACGCCATCTTCAGGACGTCCTTCGCCCCCGGAAAGCGCATCTCCGCCGCCGAGCGGCCGAAGTGCAGCTTCGCCGGGTAGCCCCGCCCTCCCACCAGGTTGGCGCTGCCCGGCAGCACCAGCAGCGAGGTGATGCCTCCCGCCGCCGCGCGCCGCAGCCCCGGGTCCTGCGGCCAGAAGGCGTGCTCGGCGGAGACCTCGGCCGTCACCGGCGCGGTGGCCTCGTTGCCATCGTCGTTTGAGAAACTGGAAGGCGAGGCGTACACGCCCAGGTGACTGTGCGCGTCGATGATGCCGGGCGTCACGAACAGGCCGGTGCCGTCCACCTCCTCGGCCCCCGGGGGCGTCGCCACGTCCGCGTTACGGCCCACCGCCACCACCTTCCCGTCGACGAAGGCCACCGCGCCGTCCTCCAGCGCCGGGCCGGTGGCCGGCATCACCGTGGCGTGACGCACCACCACCGCGCGGGGCTGCTTCCAGACGCGGGAGGTTGGCGTGACAGAGGAGACTTCCACGGGCGGCGGCGTCGCCTCGGGGACTGTGGCGCAGGCGGCGGCCAGCAACAGCAGCAGGGAGGGGGTGCGCATGGGGGCCCTCGTAGCAGGTCGTCCCAGGGCCGGCCACGCTCGGCTGCCCGCTGGGCGGAGACAGTGCGGACTACAGGAAGTCACCACGCGTCCCGAAGCCGTCTACAATCCCCGCCAGTCATGCCTGCCCTACCGCCATCCCCCATTCCCACACACACCGTCGTCGGCGCACGGGCGCAAGGGGAGCGGCTGTCCGCTCAGCACTTCCACCTCGTGCTCCTCGACACCGAGCGCGCCGGCACCGTCTTCCCCCTGGCCAACGAGGCGCTCAGCGTCGGCAAGGCCTCGGACAACGACGTCGTCATCGACCACCCCACCGTCAGCCGCAACCACCTGGTGGTGCGCCGCCAGGGCGACCGCTTCCTCGTGCAGGACCTGGGCTCCACCAACGGCACCTTCCTCGACGGCGCCCAGGTGCGCGAGGCGTACCTCCGCCCGGGCGCACTCCTGGAAGTCGGCGACGTGCGCCTGCGCTTCAGCCCGCAGGTGTCCCCCGTCCAGGTGGAGCCCACCGTCGAGGACCGCCTCGGCGATTTGGTCGGCCGCAGCGTGCCCATGCGGCAGATATTCGCCCTGCTCCAGCGCATCGCCCCCACCGACTCCACCGTGCTGCTGGTGGGCGAGACGGGCTCCGGCAAGGGCGCCGCCGCCAAGGCCATCCACAAGCTCAGCCCCCGCTCCCCCGGGCCGCTCGTCGTCTTCGACTGCGCCAGCGTGTCCGACTCCCTCATCGAGAGCGAGCTGTTCGGCCACGAGAAGGGCGCCTTCACCGGCGCGGTGGGCCAGCGCATCGGCTGCCTGGAGCGCGCCAACGGCGGCACCCTCTTCCTCGACGAAATCGACGACCTGGCCCTGGACCTCCAGCCCAAGCTGCTGCGCGCGATTGAGGACCGCGAGTTCCGCCGGCTCGGCTCGTCCTCGCCCATCTCCTTCGACGCGCGCATCGTCGTCGCCAGCAAGAAGGACTTGTGGTCCGAGACGCAGGCGGGCCGCTTCCGCGAGGACCTCTACTTCCGCCTCTCCGTCTTCACCTTCAGCCTGCCCCCCCTGAGAGACCGCAAGGAGGACATCCCCCTGCTGGTGGACACCTTCGCCGGCGAGGGGCTGTGGACGCGGCTGCCGGAGAAGATTCGCGAGCAGTTCACCGGGCACACCTGGCCGGGCAACGTGCGCGAGCTGCGCAATGCGCTCGAGCGCGCCCGGCACATGGTGGACATCCCCGAGCTGGCCGGGGACACGCTGCTGCGCGAGTTCACCCGCGAGGCCCCCGCCGCCGCCGGGGACTCCCTCCCCGTGGAGTTCACCGGCCCGTTCAAGGTCTGCAAGGACGAGCTGATTCGCGCCTTCGAGCGTGAGTACCTCACCCGGCTGCTGGGCCGCGCCCGGGGCAACATCGCCCGCGCCGCCCGCGAGGCCGAGCTGGACCGCAAGCACCTCTACTCGCTGCTGCACAAGTACGGGCTGGTGCAGAGCGAGGGGGACTGACGGCGCGGCACCGGCCTGGCCCACGTGTCAGGGCCGGGCTCCGAGGACTTCGCGGCGCGTGGGTTGCGCGCCGCGGGAGCACGGGGCGGAAAAGTGCCGGGCAGCGGACTCAGGCGTGAAAAAGCCGTGACACGGAGTGCACGCTTGGCATGGTGGCGCCGCACTCCCAGTCACCTCATCCCCCTTGAGGAGGGTTCACGATGAAGCGTCCGTCCCCCTGGCTCGCCGTGCTGTGCGCGGGTTTCTTCTCCACCCACGCCACCGGCTGCTTCGGTCAGTTCAAGCTCACGCAAGGCATCTGGAACTTCAACAAGAACGTCTCCGGCAACAAGTTCGTGCAGTGGCTGATGTTCCTCGTGCTGACCATCATCCCCGTCTACGGGCTCGGCGCGCTCATCGACGCGCTCGTCATCAACAGCATCGAGTTCTGGACCGGCAGCAACCCCGTGGGCAGCGTCGACGGCCAGGACGACGGCACCCGCATCGTCAAGCTCAGCCCCACCGACACGCTGCGCCTGTCCAGGGACGCGGAGACCGGCGTGATGCGGCTGCAGCTGGACCGCGCGGGCCAGGAGTCCATGGTGCGCTACTTCGAGCCGCTGGAGAACGGCATGGTCGTCCGTGACGAGGCCGGCGCCCTGCTCATCCAGGCCCAGGAGGCGGCGGACGGCGCCGTGGCCGTGACGGACGCGGCCGGCACCACCATGACGGTCCACGCCGCCGAGGCCCTCGCCGTCGCCCGCCGCGTGTACGAAGAGGGTGGCGCCGCGGCGCTCGCGCAGCACGCGAGGGCGCAGACGGACATGTCTCGCGGCCTGGCGCTCGGCGCCTGCGTGGCCCCGTAGCCGCCCAGGGGGCGTGCTGTTCGGAAATGTCGGGACATTTCGCGACGCAAAACCCCCGACATTTCCGAACAGCACGCCTCCGACTCCTCCCGGGGGCAGGACTCCTCCGTCCCTTGCTCCCAGCTTCCCCGTAACGCCGGGCCAGCCCCGCCCCGGTCTTCAAACAGCACCGCGTCGGTGATTGCGGAGCGTGGTTTCCTCCGCGCCCCGCCCCAGGTCTTCAAACAGCACCGCGTCAGCAGTGGCCGGGCGTGGTTTCCTCCGGGCCCCGCCCCCCTGCTACCGTGCCGCGCCATGTCGGCGTTGGTGCTCGGTGGTTCAGCGGTCGTCCCGTCCCTGTTGCTGTTCTGGTACGTCTACGCGAGGGACCAGCGGCCGGAGCCACATGGCCTGCTGCTCCGCACGTTCCTGCTCGGCGTGGCCACCTGCGCCCCCGTGCTGCCCGTGGCCCTGGCGCTCCAGGCGCTCGGTGAGCCGCTCGCCGTGGGCGTCTGGGGCTCCGCGCTGGTGCGGGCCTTCCTCGGCGCCGCCATCCCCGAGGAGGTGTTCAAGTTCCTCGTCCTGTACCTCTACGTCTGGCGCAAGCCCGCCTTCGACGAGCCGCTGGACGGCGTGGTGTATGGCGTCACGGCCTCGCTGGGCTTCGCCACGCTGGAGAACATCCTCTACGTGAGCGAGCACGGGCTGGGCGTGGCGATTCTGCGCGCCATCACCGCCGTGCCGGGCCATGCCTTCACCGGCGTCATCATGGGCGCCTTCGTCGGCCGCGCGAAGCTCGCCGAGGAGTCGTCGCAGCGCTTCGGCCTGCTCGCCGCGGGGCTCGCCTGGGCCACCCTGCTGCACGGCGCCTATGACACCTTCCTGATGACGAACACGAACTTCGCCGTGCTCGCGTTCGGCGTGCTCCTCATCGAGGTGCAGTGGGGCCGCAAGCTCTACCGCACCCTCCAGTCCGAGCAGCTCGCGCACATGGCCGCGCTCGGCCCCATGTCCGGAGAGCTCATCGTCGAGCAGACCCCCCTGGTCATGAATGGCCCGAGCGTCCCCGTGGCCACGGCGAGCGCCGTCATGCGGAGTACCGGACCGCAGGAGGCGCCCTGGCTGCTCGAGAACCTCCGGGAGCCCCGGCGCTCGGCGGGTGCGTGGCTGAAGCTCGTCATCGGTGGCCTGGGCCTGACGGCGGGGAGCCTGTGGCTGCTCGCACTCGCCGCCGCCATGTTCCAGTACGAATTCAAGGAGGCAACGGACTACGTCGCCTGTGCCCTGCTGGGCGGCATCTCGCTGGCCGCCGCCGGCGGCTTCCTGTGGCTGTTCCGCTCGGGACTGCGAGAACCGGAGGTCCTCCCCGAGCGGTAGCCCCACACCTCACGGAGGAGGGACGCCCGCGTCCAGCATCTCCCCCGGCTCGGGGCCGAAGCGCGCATCCACGGCCGTGGCCTTGAAGGTGCCCTCCAGGCTGCGGCCGGCGCCGTAGCCGTCCCCCTTCTGGAAGGACATGGAGAAGTCCCCGCGCGTCGTCTCGCCCGGGTTGCCACCCTCGTCCAGTTGGAGGTCGCCGTTCTCCACCGGAGCGAAGACCCGCGAGGGCTCGCCCGCGTTGAGGTGCACCACGGTGGCGCGCGCCAGCCCCGAGGGCGTCATCCCCGAGAGGTCCACCTTCGAGCCGGGCCGCAGCTCCAGCCCCTCGGTGGCCACGGTGAGCCGCACCACCAGGTCCACGTCCAGCTCGTTGTTCCGGTAGTAGCTCACCTGGAGCGCCTCGGCGTTGCGGAGCACCTCCACGCGGGAGACGTCCCCCAGCGGGAAGAGCTCCGACACGCTGCCGGACAGCTCGTTGTCCGACAGCCCGCACGCCGTCAGCCCCGCGCCGCACGCCAGGGCCGCGAGCGCCCATGCCACCAGTGCCCGCGTCGCCCGACTCATTGCTCCACCGCGAGCTTCAGGGTGCCGCTGTCCGGCGCCACCACCGGGGCCCGGTACATGATGACGCGCTTGCCGTTGGACAGGTACGCCAGCTTGGGAGACCAGCCGCCGCCCGCGTCCACCAGTTGCTCGCGCCAGATGCCGGAGATGCGCGTGGACACCACCAGCTCGTCGTCACCCGGGTTGCAGCTGGTGTCGTTGCGGCCGGACTCCAGCGCGCAGACGTAGAAGGCGATGGACGGCTCGTGGTTCACCGGGTCGAACGCCAGCGACGGGTACCAGCCGCCGGTGCCGATGTTGTACACGGGGTCCGGCGAGGACCAGTCGCTGGCCGCGGTGCACTTCGTCGCCGAGCTCTCGTCGCATTCAATGTACGTGAGCTTGTCGCCAACCTTGTCCACCACGGCGATGCCGAAGCCCGCCGTCGCGTCATACGCCACCGAGGCGCCGAGCTGCGTGTTGCTCACCGCCTGCACGCGCACCGCCGCGGACCAGGTGGAGCCATCCGTGTTGCGCCGCTGGAAGATGACGTCCGTGCCGCTGGCCATCGCGCCCTCGACGGCCTTGTCGTGGACCAACGCAGGCTGGTTACCCGCCATGATGAGGGAGATGTGCGCACCCCAGCCCAGCTTGTCATTCCCGCCCGGCGTCAACATGCGCGCCTGCCATGCCGTGGGGCCGCCCACGGCCAGCTCCAGGTCGCTCGGGCCCCAGTCCTGGTTGGGGAATTGCCCCTGGTGCCCGTCGCGATAGGCAACGAGGGCCTGATTGCCGGAGAAGACAATGGAGGGGTTGAGGCCCACGAGGAAGCCGCTGTCACTGACCGGGTTGCCTCCAGGCGCCTGGTTGGAGCGCGTCACGGCGATGCGCTGCGTCCACGTGCCGTTGGCGCTCCGGTACGCCACCGCCAGGTCGCTCTGCCACCAGAACGTCGAGTCGTCACTGCCACCGCCCAGGTACGTCAACGCCGGCTGCCCGTCCGGGCCGAAGGCCAGGGACACGCCGTACACGCGCTGCACCTTGGCCACCGTCTCCGCCGCACCCAGCGTGCCGGCGTTGAACTCGCGGTAGCGCAGCTCGAAGTCGAAGGCGTCGTTCGTCTTGGTGGTCAGCTTGACGAAGTACGCCATGCCGATGCGGTCCTGCGGCCCCACCGCCATGGCGATGGAGGAAATCAGGTGGAACTCGCTCGGGTCCGAGTCCACCACCAGCCGGGTGAAGCGCGATTGAGAGTTGGGGTCACCCGCATCGGGGTTGCCCGCGTCGGGGTTGCCTGGGTTGTCCTTGCCGCATCCCAGCGCTAGCGCCATTCCCAGTGCCCAGGCGTGCCGTCTCATGTGCTTCTCCTTGCGTGTTGTCGGCTCTGTACGACGTCTCGCCATCCTACGTCAGCGGGCCGTCGAGGGGAGCAGCCGAGCGGGTTTCATCTTCACGGCGGCGCGCGCCACGCTGGGTTAGGCTCGCACCCCATGCCACGCGCGAGCTCCCCCCGGCGCCGCCTGTCCCGGCGCTCCTTCATCCAGCGGCTGTCCTTCCTTGGCGGAGGCGTGGTGCTGCTCGGCCCCGCCTGCAAGCGCTCCGAGGAGAAGGCCAAGGCGCCGCCCGTGGACCCGGGCCCCCTGGGCACCACGGCCAGCGGCCAGGCGCTGCACACCTTCTCAACCTTCGAGTACGCCGTGGTGGCCGCCGCCGCCGAGCGCATCCTCCCCCGGGACGAGGACCCGGGCGCCGTGGACGCGGACGTGCCCGTCTACATCGACCGCATCCTCCAGACACCGGAGCTGGAGCCCGTGCGAGACGACTTCCTCAGCGGCGT is from Pyxidicoccus trucidator and encodes:
- a CDS encoding class I SAM-dependent methyltransferase codes for the protein MGGNDARGRTPLSLVGQEPDLLFYTRQANEHGEPVLVLGAANGRVVWALAEHGFTTVGVDPSEVMIRSAEERRASESAEVSNRARFQVMDLRSLRLPDRFPLVLAPQHALGLMQGNDDLEAFLATVRYHLAPGGTFVYDVLNTPREPVLPRDDEEPGAGLEPRRPLFALHLRERKQPGGPSPIRRLKLRHFSPEELDTALNAAGLVPRERYGRFDGKPFDLEDSRHIGIAGP
- a CDS encoding proline-rich domain-containing protein; the encoded protein is MTRGWRWAGALFMAGAMWTTVGCASKGSDESERGNPGMDDPNPQDERPGELPPPTNPPWGDGGVPDSGTDAGTPPPDDGGTEQPPPDGGTQQPPPDGGTTPPPDGGTEPPPPGRSVEIPPLPAAPGWKFYGVDQGGPQTVYGVTADEGGNVWVAGGEEGLFLLKPGAETFQRFGLADGLRPYGFMPDGSAPPGPKYLKVISVSGGKAGSVFVGYEGMPGKGADHCESNWDGPSPDPARYKSGDADKVTLQRDGTLSVVHYDIFSGPGVVRDELRGREKICSILRIRYDKNTASVWFGANHGFARGEAEFSGAPMCNGQLGCSGVLEHVHPHINALNAAGSVVLLTDAYYGVGLDPSGDVWFGGSDRSTRFLYGTNGGNFWRAQTGTENNMANKLDVWPDAKPEYSKPNERVQDSVSGVAVARDGSVWMSSFSNGLAHLDSSGNVTRRMGDGSGLVAKHLSALSLDPADGSIWAGASWGGGISRVKGGDITNYSLNTFGRKYVMSRISDIQADRSGDKRRMLVAFMGHDDTVNKKWVTGGIGIYSGD
- a CDS encoding amidohydrolase family protein — translated: MRTPSLLLLLAAACATVPEATPPPVEVSSVTPTSRVWKQPRAVVVRHATVMPATGPALEDGAVAFVDGKVVAVGRNADVATPPGAEEVDGTGLFVTPGIIDAHSHLGVYASPSSFSNDDGNEATAPVTAEVSAEHAFWPQDPGLRRAAAGGITSLLVLPGSANLVGGRGYPAKLHFGRSAAEMRFPGAKDVLKMACGENPRRVYGEGKKVAPSTRMGNVAGYRQAFAQAREYMSKWEDWRTKKEKKPDEAGPEPLRDLKLETLAEVLRGNVLVQNHCYRADEMAVMLQVADEAGFQIRAFHHALEAYKLRDRLAEKNVGVATWADWWGFKLEAWDGIPENAALVAQAGGKAVIHSDSQYGIQRLNQEAGKAMWRALESGIPVTEEEALRWVTLNPAWMMGVEGVTGSLEPGKMADVVLWKGHPLSVYARAQRVWTDGVVTYDAATGAVDPSDFEVGDSAANAARLVAAAAPVPSLQDLGLATRCDAGKDRACAQPLPPGKATCTAFQGVTAFTGTAWLKDVTVVVADGRVRSVGAAVAPAGCEAVDGKGRVLTPGLIDPLTELGLVEVGAEETTQDEGLRGDAAKQDVRAALQASDSINPASAVFPVARLGGVTGAVAAPKGGLVAGQSAFVTTDGAIRQATLAMHINLGVTGRDAVSGSRARVLERLRELLFDAREYGRRKADYEQRRMRDVAASRLDLEALQPVLAGRLPVVVRADRVSDLRAALSLAKEYGLKLILAGGSEAWMVAPELAAAKVPVILQPTQNLPADFDRLNSRGDSAALLRAAGVQVLFSVLGEPAMVRTLAQEAGNAVAWGLPHTDALRAVTQDVAAAFGLDGGRIAPGAPADLVLWNGDPLELSSRPVGMWLAGKQVPLTSRQQALFDKYKVLPK
- a CDS encoding sigma 54-interacting transcriptional regulator encodes the protein MPALPPSPIPTHTVVGARAQGERLSAQHFHLVLLDTERAGTVFPLANEALSVGKASDNDVVIDHPTVSRNHLVVRRQGDRFLVQDLGSTNGTFLDGAQVREAYLRPGALLEVGDVRLRFSPQVSPVQVEPTVEDRLGDLVGRSVPMRQIFALLQRIAPTDSTVLLVGETGSGKGAAAKAIHKLSPRSPGPLVVFDCASVSDSLIESELFGHEKGAFTGAVGQRIGCLERANGGTLFLDEIDDLALDLQPKLLRAIEDREFRRLGSSSPISFDARIVVASKKDLWSETQAGRFREDLYFRLSVFTFSLPPLRDRKEDIPLLVDTFAGEGLWTRLPEKIREQFTGHTWPGNVRELRNALERARHMVDIPELAGDTLLREFTREAPAAAGDSLPVEFTGPFKVCKDELIRAFEREYLTRLLGRARGNIARAAREAELDRKHLYSLLHKYGLVQSEGD
- a CDS encoding DUF3332 domain-containing protein, which gives rise to MKRPSPWLAVLCAGFFSTHATGCFGQFKLTQGIWNFNKNVSGNKFVQWLMFLVLTIIPVYGLGALIDALVINSIEFWTGSNPVGSVDGQDDGTRIVKLSPTDTLRLSRDAETGVMRLQLDRAGQESMVRYFEPLENGMVVRDEAGALLIQAQEAADGAVAVTDAAGTTMTVHAAEALAVARRVYEEGGAAALAQHARAQTDMSRGLALGACVAP
- a CDS encoding PrsW family intramembrane metalloprotease, coding for MSALVLGGSAVVPSLLLFWYVYARDQRPEPHGLLLRTFLLGVATCAPVLPVALALQALGEPLAVGVWGSALVRAFLGAAIPEEVFKFLVLYLYVWRKPAFDEPLDGVVYGVTASLGFATLENILYVSEHGLGVAILRAITAVPGHAFTGVIMGAFVGRAKLAEESSQRFGLLAAGLAWATLLHGAYDTFLMTNTNFAVLAFGVLLIEVQWGRKLYRTLQSEQLAHMAALGPMSGELIVEQTPLVMNGPSVPVATASAVMRSTGPQEAPWLLENLREPRRSAGAWLKLVIGGLGLTAGSLWLLALAAAMFQYEFKEATDYVACALLGGISLAAAGGFLWLFRSGLREPEVLPER
- a CDS encoding gluconate 2-dehydrogenase subunit 3 family protein; the protein is MPRASSPRRRLSRRSFIQRLSFLGGGVVLLGPACKRSEEKAKAPPVDPGPLGTTASGQALHTFSTFEYAVVAAAAERILPRDEDPGAVDADVPVYIDRILQTPELEPVRDDFLSGVAALERRAQSMFQKGFSALTAEQQDELLTLFKDSPPRSGEAHFFELLTVMTLEGYLGDPSYGGNKGKVGWRLMGFDTVGTVAMAPPEGHDGPKCLRECGVHK